One stretch of Streptomyces sp. R21 DNA includes these proteins:
- a CDS encoding glycoside hydrolase family 43 protein: MLAFAVVPAAVQPTVARADNPIVQHVYTADPAPLVYNGRVYLYTGHDEDGSTYFTMKDWRVWSSADMVNWTDHGSPLSLATFSWASADAWAGQAVQRGGKFYWYVPVKTRATGRMAIGVAVSDSPTGPFRDALGHPLVENGEFDPTVFIDDDGQAYLYWGNPNLWYVRLNADMTSYSGSPTKIPLTTAGFGTRTGDPNRPTLFEEGPWVYKRGGLYYLVFAAKCCSEFIAYSTAPVPTGPWTYRGTVMPTQGGSFTNHPGIVDFKGNSYFFYHNGALPGGGGYTRSVAVEKFSYNADGTIPTITMTGTGAPQAGTLDPYVRQEAETIAWGSGIETEPSSEGGMNVGWIENGDSIKVKGVAFGTGASSFRARVASTTGSGTVEVRLGGLNGPVVGRCGVPNTGGWQAWTTVTCPVSGATGTQDLYLRFTGGSGYLLNMNWWQFTPVGAVAARR; encoded by the coding sequence GTGCTGGCGTTCGCCGTCGTCCCCGCCGCTGTGCAGCCCACGGTGGCCAGGGCCGACAACCCGATCGTGCAGCACGTCTACACAGCCGACCCGGCCCCGCTGGTGTACAACGGGCGGGTCTACCTCTACACCGGACACGACGAGGACGGCTCCACCTACTTCACCATGAAGGACTGGCGGGTGTGGTCCTCCGCCGACATGGTCAACTGGACCGACCACGGCTCGCCGCTCAGCCTGGCCACCTTCAGCTGGGCGTCCGCCGACGCGTGGGCGGGCCAAGCCGTCCAACGGGGCGGCAAGTTCTACTGGTACGTGCCGGTGAAAACCCGGGCGACCGGCAGAATGGCCATCGGCGTGGCGGTGTCGGACAGCCCCACCGGACCGTTCCGGGACGCCCTCGGCCACCCGCTGGTGGAGAACGGCGAGTTCGACCCGACCGTCTTCATCGACGACGACGGCCAGGCCTACCTGTACTGGGGCAACCCGAACCTGTGGTACGTCAGGCTCAACGCCGACATGACGTCCTACTCGGGCAGCCCCACCAAGATCCCGCTCACCACCGCGGGGTTCGGCACCCGCACCGGTGACCCCAACCGCCCCACACTGTTCGAGGAAGGCCCGTGGGTCTACAAACGGGGCGGTCTGTACTACCTGGTGTTCGCGGCCAAGTGCTGCTCGGAGTTCATCGCCTACTCCACGGCGCCCGTTCCCACCGGCCCGTGGACCTACCGGGGGACGGTCATGCCGACCCAGGGCGGCAGCTTCACCAACCACCCGGGGATCGTGGACTTCAAGGGCAACTCGTACTTCTTCTACCACAACGGCGCACTCCCGGGCGGAGGCGGCTACACCCGTTCCGTCGCGGTGGAGAAGTTCTCCTACAACGCCGACGGCACCATCCCCACGATCACCATGACAGGCACGGGCGCTCCACAGGCCGGCACGCTCGATCCGTACGTGCGCCAGGAAGCCGAGACCATCGCCTGGGGTTCCGGGATCGAGACCGAACCGTCCAGTGAAGGCGGAATGAACGTCGGCTGGATCGAGAACGGCGACTCCATCAAGGTCAAGGGCGTGGCCTTCGGGACCGGCGCCTCCTCCTTTCGCGCACGCGTCGCCTCGACCACCGGCAGCGGCACCGTCGAAGTGCGGCTCGGCGGTCTGAACGGACCGGTCGTGGGCCGGTGCGGCGTGCCCAACACCGGTGGCTGGCAGGCCTGGACGACGGTGACCTGCCCGGTCAGCGGCGCCACCGGGACCCAGGACCTCTACCTTCGTTTCACCGGCGGCAGCGGCTATCTGCTCAACATGAACTGGTGGCAGTTCACCCCCGTTGGCGCTGTGGCTGCACGACGGTGA